The following are from one region of the Desulfovibrio sp. Huiquan2017 genome:
- a CDS encoding trypsin-like peptidase domain-containing protein — translation MRSVLRFPFRLSLAVLILVAAVGFACAPARAADRRTPVVRAVEAVSPSVVNITVTSAVRSGNRSPFGDPFFDQFFKDYYEQRPRQSQSLGSGVIIDGDKGLVLTNAHVIASGGDIAVRLKDGREFKADLVGSDADFDLAVLKLENGQGLPQVSMGDSDGIFIGETVIAIGNPFGYSNTVTTGVVSALNRPMKTNSGAFGSFIQTDAAINPGNSGGPLLNINGELIGINTAIQARAEGIGFAIPINKAKHVIAELLDSGHVAPIWLGLFGQDIDQAAARYFNLKDLNGMLVTEVYPGTPAADGLVKPGDVVLSFNGRTVANKSDYLTRLFSVTKSESVNLVTLRDGHTIRLHLRPQVLDKAKALDLVRARWGFELADRKGPGAEVTTVVPGSAAAKLGLKQGDVIHQIGNRSLGSGIDLLNAFLRNRMQKTVMMRVQRGRNLYTVRLTL, via the coding sequence ATGCGATCCGTACTCCGTTTCCCGTTCCGTCTTTCCCTCGCCGTCCTTATCCTCGTCGCCGCCGTCGGGTTCGCCTGCGCCCCGGCCCGCGCCGCCGACCGCCGAACTCCGGTGGTCCGCGCCGTGGAGGCCGTCAGCCCCTCGGTGGTCAACATCACCGTGACTTCCGCGGTCCGCTCCGGCAACCGTTCGCCCTTCGGCGACCCCTTTTTCGACCAGTTCTTCAAGGATTATTATGAACAGCGGCCCCGCCAGTCCCAGAGCCTCGGCTCGGGCGTGATCATCGACGGCGACAAGGGGCTGGTGCTGACCAACGCCCACGTCATCGCCTCGGGCGGCGACATCGCGGTGCGCCTCAAGGACGGGCGGGAATTCAAGGCCGACCTGGTGGGTTCGGACGCCGACTTCGATCTGGCCGTGCTCAAGCTCGAAAACGGCCAAGGCCTGCCCCAGGTGTCCATGGGCGATTCGGACGGCATCTTCATCGGTGAGACCGTCATCGCCATCGGCAATCCTTTCGGCTACTCCAACACGGTGACCACCGGCGTGGTCTCGGCCCTGAACCGGCCCATGAAGACCAACAGCGGGGCTTTCGGCAGCTTCATCCAGACCGACGCGGCCATCAATCCCGGCAACTCCGGCGGCCCGCTCCTGAACATCAACGGCGAACTTATCGGCATCAATACCGCCATCCAGGCCCGGGCCGAAGGCATCGGTTTCGCCATTCCCATCAACAAGGCCAAGCACGTCATCGCCGAACTGCTCGATTCCGGCCACGTCGCGCCCATCTGGCTCGGCCTGTTCGGCCAGGACATCGACCAGGCGGCGGCCCGCTATTTCAATCTCAAGGACCTCAACGGCATGCTCGTCACCGAGGTTTACCCCGGCACTCCGGCCGCCGACGGGTTGGTCAAGCCCGGCGACGTGGTCCTGTCCTTCAACGGCCGCACCGTGGCCAACAAGAGCGATTACCTGACCCGGCTGTTCAGCGTGACCAAGTCCGAATCCGTCAATCTCGTCACCCTGCGCGACGGGCACACCATCCGGCTCCACCTTCGGCCGCAGGTTTTGGACAAGGCCAAGGCCCTGGACCTGGTGCGCGCCCGTTGGGGCTTCGAGCTGGCCGACCGGAAGGGACCGGGCGCCGAGGTAACCACCGTGGTCCCCGGCTCGGCCGCAGCCAAGCTCGGCCTGAAGCAAGGCGACGTCATCCACCAGATAGGCAACCGCAGCCTGGGCTCGGGCATCGACCTGCTCAACGCCTTCCTGCGCAACCGCATGCAGAAGACGGTCATGATGCGCGTCCAGCGCGGGCGCAACCTCTACACCGTCCGGCTCACTCTCTAG
- a CDS encoding class I SAM-dependent methyltransferase has protein sequence MFREYVPDGNARILDFGCGYGRIMAELASAGYANLTGIDFSEPLVRRGLAEHPGFNLAAYPGGPLPYADNVFDAAVMLAVFTCMLETRAQAEALLELQRVLKPGGVLYVNDFLLNRDRRNLDRYQLGQERYGLYGVFDVDDGGTLRHHDRNHMEALFSGFETLAFEEVVYETMHGHQSNGFYAVVKMPG, from the coding sequence GTGTTCCGTGAATACGTTCCCGACGGCAACGCCCGCATCCTGGACTTCGGTTGCGGCTACGGGCGGATCATGGCCGAATTGGCCTCGGCCGGGTATGCAAACCTGACCGGCATCGACTTTTCCGAGCCGCTGGTCAGGCGCGGCCTCGCCGAGCACCCCGGGTTCAACCTGGCCGCCTATCCGGGCGGGCCCCTGCCCTATGCGGACAATGTCTTCGACGCCGCCGTCATGCTCGCGGTCTTTACCTGCATGCTGGAAACCCGCGCCCAGGCCGAGGCTCTGCTCGAACTGCAACGGGTCCTCAAGCCCGGCGGCGTGCTCTACGTCAACGACTTCCTGCTCAACCGCGACCGGCGCAACCTCGACCGCTACCAGCTCGGGCAGGAACGATACGGTCTGTACGGCGTTTTCGACGTGGACGACGGCGGCACCCTGCGCCATCACGACCGCAACCACATGGAAGCCCTGTTTTCCGGCTTCGAGACCCTGGCCTTCGAGGAGGTCGTCTACGAGACCATGCACGGCCACCAGTCCAACGGCTTCTACGCGGTAGTGAAAATGCCCGGATAG
- a CDS encoding zinc metalloprotease HtpX, producing the protein MTSQLKTVLLLGLLTGLLMALGGAMGGRAGLFLAFGFAMFMNVGSYWYSDKIVLRMYKAQPLSPGDAPHIHRVVGEMAAAAGIPKPRIVLIPQDAPNAFATGRNPEHAVVAVTRGIVKILDPDELKGVLAHELGHIVNRDILIQSIAAVLAGAIVFIANMLQFTAIFGGFSRDDEGGNPLAALAMAFLAPVAATLIQMAISRSREYLADATGARLANPNDLADALSKLDSAASRIPLQGNPVTENLFIVNPFSGRKAASLFATHPPIEDRIARLRAMAQGK; encoded by the coding sequence ATGACCAGCCAGTTGAAAACCGTGTTGCTGCTCGGTCTGCTCACCGGCCTGTTGATGGCCCTGGGTGGAGCCATGGGCGGACGGGCGGGGCTGTTTTTGGCCTTCGGGTTCGCCATGTTCATGAATGTGGGCAGCTATTGGTATTCGGACAAGATCGTCCTGCGCATGTACAAGGCCCAGCCCCTGTCCCCGGGCGACGCCCCGCATATCCACCGGGTGGTGGGCGAAATGGCTGCGGCGGCGGGCATCCCCAAGCCGCGCATCGTGCTCATTCCCCAGGACGCGCCCAACGCCTTCGCCACGGGCCGCAACCCGGAACACGCCGTGGTCGCGGTGACGCGCGGCATCGTCAAGATCCTGGACCCCGACGAGCTCAAGGGCGTGCTGGCTCATGAACTCGGCCACATCGTCAACCGCGACATCCTCATCCAGAGCATCGCGGCCGTGCTGGCCGGGGCCATCGTGTTCATTGCCAACATGCTCCAGTTCACCGCCATCTTCGGCGGGTTCTCCCGCGACGACGAGGGCGGCAATCCCCTGGCCGCGCTGGCCATGGCCTTTCTCGCTCCCGTCGCCGCCACCCTGATCCAGATGGCCATTTCCCGCTCGCGCGAATACCTGGCCGACGCCACGGGCGCACGCCTGGCCAACCCCAACGACCTGGCCGACGCCCTGTCCAAGCTTGATTCGGCGGCGAGCCGCATCCCGCTCCAGGGCAACCCGGTCACCGAGAATTTGTTCATCGTTAATCCGTTCAGCGGACGAAAGGCCGCGTCTCTGTTCGCCACTCACCCGCCCATTGAAGACCGCATCGCGCGTCTGAGGGCCATGGCCCAAGGCAAGTAG